The following proteins are co-located in the Acidobacteriota bacterium genome:
- a CDS encoding BamA/TamA family outer membrane protein, translating to MTRPGTAVAALFVCLAASAAALAQPSAPSGAGKIVAGVRVHGNQLTTESEVVALAGLAIGAPFRADTIDRTRERLESAGRFRRVQVLERFASIDDPSQVLVVIVVDEGPLSVVADDDSDGTVRIARRRFANLLIAPILDGEEGYGLTYGVRLAWIGLGGERGRLSVPLAWGGWKRAGLEYDRTFEAGPLTRVQIGAGVDSRRNPAFDEPADASGGWARIERRAGPVRVAALAGWRRVRFAELDDRVRSGGMEVVLDTRIDPVLPRDAAYASFTLERLSVSAREPVWRTSLDARGYLGLMRQAVLVSRLLHDDASGPLPPYLQPLLGGWSSLRGFTPGSFVGDRLVAGSLELRVPLSSPLRLGRLGVSAFVDAGTTSRYGDRLFDQPLHTGVGGAVWFSVTAIQAGVGVAHAVGGGTRATFGASLRF from the coding sequence ATGACGCGGCCGGGGACGGCAGTGGCCGCGCTCTTCGTCTGCCTTGCGGCGAGCGCGGCTGCGCTCGCGCAGCCGTCCGCGCCGTCCGGCGCCGGAAAGATCGTCGCCGGCGTTCGCGTCCACGGCAATCAACTGACGACCGAGAGCGAGGTGGTCGCGCTCGCCGGCCTGGCGATCGGCGCGCCTTTCCGCGCCGACACGATCGACCGCACCCGCGAGCGTCTCGAGTCGGCCGGGCGATTCCGCAGGGTGCAGGTGCTCGAGCGCTTCGCCTCCATCGACGATCCATCCCAGGTGCTCGTCGTCATCGTCGTGGACGAGGGGCCGTTGAGCGTCGTGGCGGATGATGACTCGGACGGCACGGTCCGGATCGCGCGCCGCCGGTTCGCCAACCTGCTGATTGCGCCGATTCTCGACGGAGAAGAAGGCTACGGCCTGACGTACGGCGTCCGGCTGGCGTGGATCGGCCTCGGCGGCGAGCGCGGCCGGCTCTCGGTGCCGCTCGCGTGGGGTGGATGGAAACGGGCCGGCCTCGAGTACGACCGGACGTTCGAGGCCGGGCCGCTGACGAGAGTGCAGATCGGCGCCGGCGTCGACAGCCGGCGGAATCCGGCGTTCGACGAGCCGGCCGACGCATCGGGAGGCTGGGCGCGGATCGAGCGCCGGGCGGGGCCCGTCAGGGTGGCGGCGCTGGCCGGATGGCGGCGTGTCCGGTTCGCCGAGCTGGACGATCGGGTTCGATCCGGCGGCATGGAAGTGGTGCTCGACACGCGGATCGATCCCGTGCTGCCCCGCGATGCGGCGTACGCGTCGTTCACGCTCGAGCGCCTGAGCGTGAGCGCGCGTGAGCCCGTGTGGCGGACGAGCCTCGACGCCCGAGGCTATCTCGGGCTCATGCGGCAGGCTGTCCTCGTGTCGCGCCTGCTGCACGACGACGCCAGCGGGCCGCTGCCGCCGTATCTTCAGCCGCTGCTCGGCGGCTGGTCCAGCCTGCGCGGGTTCACGCCGGGATCGTTCGTGGGCGATCGCCTGGTGGCCGGCTCGCTGGAACTGCGCGTGCCGCTCTCGTCGCCGTTGCGTCTGGGCCGGCTCGGCGTGAGCGCGTTCGTGGATGCGGGCACGACGTCGCGCTACGGCGACCGCCTGTTCGATCAGCCGCTCCACACCGGCGTCGGCGGCGCCGTGTGGTTCAGCGTCACGGCCATCCAGGCCGGCGTCGGCGTCGCCCACGCCGTCGGCGGCGGCACGCGCGCGACGTTCGGTGCGAGCCTCCGCTTCTGA
- a CDS encoding ATP-binding cassette domain-containing protein encodes MSASPVSASPAISSQAETPLVEVDHLEVHFDLAGGTALGRLIGGGRRRVVRAVDDVSLEIRQGETLGLVGESGCGKTTLGRAILRLVEPTRGRISIRGVDLAALRGRELRRMRRHVQMIFQDPYASLDPRMTVGQIIAEPLQTFGIARGAERADRVRGLMATVGLSARFVNRYPHEFSGGQQQRIGIARALAADPDFIVADEPISALDVSIQAQIINLIERLQRERRLTYLFISHDLRAVRHTSTRVAVMYVGRIVELAPADAVYRRPLMPYSKALISAVPIPDPELESRRRRIILQGDVPSPINPPSGCRFHPRCPHVVPACREVDPVLVEVLPGHRAACIRISPDEPDVERVAPGETPGLAQHLAARAE; translated from the coding sequence ATGAGCGCGTCGCCGGTGTCCGCATCGCCCGCAATCTCGTCGCAGGCGGAGACGCCGCTCGTGGAGGTCGACCACCTCGAGGTGCATTTCGATCTGGCCGGCGGCACCGCGCTCGGCCGGCTGATCGGCGGCGGGCGCCGGCGCGTCGTGCGCGCGGTGGACGATGTCTCGCTCGAGATCCGGCAGGGCGAGACGCTCGGTCTCGTCGGCGAATCGGGCTGCGGCAAGACCACGCTCGGGCGGGCGATCCTGCGGCTCGTCGAGCCGACGCGGGGGCGCATATCGATCCGCGGCGTCGATCTCGCGGCGCTTCGCGGCCGCGAGCTGCGCCGCATGCGGCGCCACGTGCAGATGATCTTCCAGGATCCCTACGCGTCGCTGGACCCGCGGATGACCGTCGGGCAGATCATCGCCGAGCCGCTGCAGACGTTCGGCATCGCACGCGGCGCCGAACGCGCCGACCGGGTGCGCGGGCTGATGGCGACGGTCGGCCTGAGCGCGCGCTTCGTCAACCGGTATCCGCACGAGTTCTCGGGGGGCCAGCAGCAGCGCATCGGCATCGCGCGCGCCCTCGCCGCCGACCCCGACTTCATCGTCGCCGACGAGCCAATCTCCGCGCTCGACGTGTCGATCCAGGCGCAGATCATCAACCTGATCGAACGGCTGCAGCGGGAGCGGCGCCTCACGTACCTGTTCATCTCGCACGACCTGCGCGCGGTGCGCCACACGTCGACGAGGGTGGCGGTCATGTACGTCGGGCGGATCGTGGAGCTCGCGCCGGCCGACGCGGTGTACCGCCGGCCGCTGATGCCGTACTCGAAGGCGCTGATCTCGGCCGTGCCGATCCCCGATCCGGAGCTCGAGTCGAGGCGGCGGCGGATCATCCTGCAGGGCGACGTGCCGTCGCCGATCAACCCGCCGTCCGGGTGCCGGTTCCACCCGCGCTGCCCGCACGTCGTGCCGGCGTGCCGCGAGGTCGATCCGGTGCTCGTCGAGGTCCTCCCCGGACATCGCGCGGCCTGCATCCGGATCAGCCCGGACGAGCCCGACGTCGAGCGCGTGGCGCCCGGCGAGACGCCCGGCCTGGCGCAACACCTCGCCGCACGGGCGGAGTGA
- a CDS encoding ATP-binding cassette domain-containing protein, producing the protein MKIRVDIRHPLDRITLDVRLDLDGGLIALLGPSGAGKTRTLDVIAGLFRPADGFVAVDEAVLTDTARRVWVPPHRRRIGYVFQDSRLFPHMTVRRNLVYGQWFTGRLGHPIATLDDVVGLLDLEPLLSRLPGRLSGGERRRVALGRALLSHPRLLLLDEPLGSLDVPRRQEILPYLDRLLSELRLPMIYVTHDWEEIRNRATTVVHIADGRARTVEKP; encoded by the coding sequence GTGAAGATCCGCGTCGACATCCGTCATCCGCTCGATCGGATCACGCTCGACGTCCGGCTGGACCTGGACGGCGGGCTCATCGCGCTGCTCGGTCCGTCCGGCGCGGGCAAGACCCGCACGCTCGACGTCATCGCGGGCCTGTTCCGGCCGGCCGACGGCTTCGTCGCGGTCGACGAGGCCGTGCTCACCGACACCGCGCGGCGCGTGTGGGTGCCGCCGCATCGGCGTCGCATTGGCTACGTCTTCCAGGACTCGCGTCTCTTCCCGCACATGACCGTCCGGCGCAACCTCGTCTACGGCCAGTGGTTCACCGGGCGCCTGGGTCATCCCATCGCGACGCTCGACGACGTCGTCGGGCTGCTCGATCTCGAGCCGCTGCTCTCGCGCCTGCCGGGACGGCTGTCGGGGGGCGAACGGCGCCGCGTGGCGCTGGGGCGCGCGCTGCTCTCCCATCCCCGGCTGCTGCTCCTCGACGAGCCGCTCGGCTCACTCGACGTGCCGCGGCGCCAGGAGATCCTGCCGTATCTCGATCGCCTGCTGTCCGAGCTGCGGCTCCCGATGATCTACGTCACGCACGACTGGGAGGAGATTCGCAATCGCGCGACGACGGTCGTGCACATCGCCGACGGCAGGGCGAGGACGGTGGAGAAACCGTGA
- the modB gene encoding molybdate ABC transporter permease subunit, with protein sequence MNRFLHIIVPRCRTFRCWRTSASRSQRARGGLVDALRGWAASAGSSSSALRASPAAQIRGLRIGDNLPVSSSDLAIVLLSLKVALVATVVSLPVAIAVALLLARVRFWGRSLLNALVHLPLVLPPVVTGYLLLVLFGREGAIGAVLERTLGLVVAFRWTGAALAAGVMGFPLMVRAIRLAIEHVDPHLEDAAASLGASRAWTIATVTLPLALPGVLAGAILAFAKSLGEFGATITFVSNIPGETRTLALAIYTFIQTPGSEPHVWRLVALSMAVSFGAVLVSEALARRMESTRR encoded by the coding sequence ATGAACCGTTTCCTCCATATCATCGTGCCACGGTGCCGCACCTTCCGCTGCTGGCGAACATCGGCGTCGCGCTCGCAACGCGCTCGGGGAGGCCTGGTCGACGCGCTGCGCGGGTGGGCCGCGTCGGCTGGCTCGTCGTCGAGCGCCCTGCGAGCATCGCCAGCCGCGCAGATCCGCGGCCTGAGAATCGGCGACAATCTGCCCGTGTCCTCGTCGGACCTCGCGATCGTCCTGCTCAGCCTCAAAGTCGCGCTCGTCGCCACCGTCGTCAGCCTCCCGGTGGCCATCGCGGTGGCGCTGCTGCTCGCCCGCGTCCGGTTCTGGGGGCGGAGCCTCTTGAACGCGCTCGTGCACCTGCCGCTCGTCCTCCCTCCCGTCGTCACGGGCTATCTGCTGCTCGTGCTGTTCGGTCGTGAAGGCGCGATCGGTGCCGTGCTCGAGCGGACGCTGGGGCTGGTAGTGGCGTTCCGCTGGACCGGCGCGGCGCTCGCGGCCGGCGTCATGGGTTTTCCGCTGATGGTCCGCGCGATCCGCCTGGCCATCGAGCACGTCGATCCGCATCTCGAGGACGCCGCCGCGTCGCTCGGCGCGAGCCGCGCATGGACGATCGCCACCGTCACGCTGCCGCTCGCATTGCCCGGCGTGCTGGCCGGGGCGATCCTCGCCTTCGCGAAGTCGCTCGGCGAGTTCGGCGCCACGATCACGTTCGTGTCCAACATCCCGGGCGAGACGCGCACGCTCGCGCTGGCCATCTACACCTTCATCCAGACGCCCGGCAGCGAGCCTCACGTCTGGCGTCTGGTCGCCCTGTCGATGGCGGTGTCGTTCGGGGCGGTCCTCGTCTCCGAGGCGCTGGCCCGCCGCATGGAGTCCACACGGCGGTGA
- a CDS encoding ABC transporter permease, producing MAAPAAPIETSAPAVTGTSLWQDAWRRLRKNRLAMLGLAVVGIIIAASIVGPPVIERTTGYTYDYIPADPALIAALPPFRAPDGSFSWAHPMGTDNAGRDLLARVLIGGRISLMVGLISTFVSLVIGITYGAAAGYAGGRVDDVMMRLVDVLYALPYMMLVIVLLALFGGQSPFEQLVLLFVSLGAVSWLTMARIVRGQVLSLKAQEFVLAARATGVSPVRIVARHLVPNTLGPVIVYATLTIPSVMLLEAFLSFLGIGVQAPLASWGSLAADGIQNIAVFPWQLIWPGATMALTLLSLNFVGDGLRDALDPQMRKS from the coding sequence ATGGCCGCGCCGGCCGCGCCCATCGAGACGTCGGCGCCCGCGGTGACGGGCACGTCCCTCTGGCAGGACGCGTGGCGGCGGCTCCGCAAGAACCGTCTCGCCATGCTCGGCCTCGCCGTCGTCGGCATCATCATCGCGGCGTCGATCGTCGGGCCGCCCGTCATCGAGAGGACGACCGGCTACACGTACGACTACATCCCGGCGGATCCGGCGCTCATCGCGGCGCTGCCGCCCTTTCGCGCGCCCGACGGGTCGTTCTCCTGGGCGCATCCCATGGGCACCGACAACGCCGGCCGCGATCTGCTCGCGCGCGTGCTGATCGGCGGCCGCATCTCGCTGATGGTGGGGCTGATCTCCACGTTCGTGTCGCTCGTCATCGGGATCACGTACGGCGCGGCCGCCGGCTACGCCGGTGGGCGCGTGGACGACGTGATGATGCGGCTCGTGGACGTGCTGTATGCGCTGCCGTACATGATGCTGGTCATCGTCCTGCTCGCGCTGTTCGGCGGGCAGTCGCCGTTCGAGCAGCTCGTGCTGCTGTTCGTGTCGCTCGGCGCCGTCTCCTGGCTCACGATGGCGCGCATCGTCCGCGGACAGGTGCTCTCGTTGAAGGCGCAGGAGTTCGTGCTGGCCGCGCGCGCCACCGGCGTGTCGCCGGTGCGGATCGTCGCCAGGCACCTCGTGCCGAACACGCTCGGGCCCGTGATCGTGTACGCGACGCTGACGATCCCGTCGGTGATGCTGCTCGAGGCGTTCCTCTCGTTCCTCGGCATCGGCGTGCAGGCGCCGCTCGCCTCGTGGGGCAGCCTGGCAGCCGACGGCATCCAGAACATCGCGGTGTTCCCGTGGCAGCTCATCTGGCCGGGCGCGACGATGGCCCTGACGCTCCTGTCCTTGAACTTCGTGGGCGACGGTCTGCGCGACGCGCTCGACCCGCAGATGCGGAAGAGCTGA
- a CDS encoding ABC transporter ATP-binding protein produces MAGPLLSVRHLRTYFDEDGRVVRAVDDVSFDVGRGETLGIVGESGSGKSVTNLSILRLIPSPPGRIVSGEIRLDGDDLMALPAEAMRNVRGKRIAMIFQDPMTSLNPFLRISTQLMEVTELHLGHTRRQAYEHAIQMLEMVGIPDARSRVDCYPHEFSGGMRQRVMIAMALSCEPELLIADEPTTALDVTIQAQILGLIRDLKTSTGTSVVLITHDLGVVAGMTDRLLVMYAGRVFESGPTPALFARSGNPYTRGLLLSVPDLTSDRRSELYQIPGLPPDVAHLPPGCPFAPRCARAEAICREQFPPMIALAPDHQSLCHFAEDVYRTPLVRHEAASA; encoded by the coding sequence ATGGCCGGGCCGCTGCTCTCCGTCCGACACCTGCGCACCTACTTCGACGAGGACGGGCGCGTCGTCCGGGCCGTCGACGACGTCAGCTTCGACGTCGGGCGGGGCGAGACGCTGGGGATCGTCGGCGAATCGGGATCGGGCAAGTCGGTGACGAACCTGTCGATCCTGCGGCTCATCCCCTCGCCGCCGGGCCGGATTGTCTCGGGCGAGATCCGGCTGGATGGCGACGACCTGATGGCCCTCCCGGCCGAGGCGATGCGGAACGTCCGCGGCAAACGGATCGCGATGATCTTCCAGGACCCGATGACGTCGCTGAATCCGTTCCTGCGGATCTCGACGCAGTTGATGGAGGTCACCGAGCTGCACCTCGGGCACACGCGCCGCCAGGCGTACGAGCACGCCATCCAGATGCTCGAGATGGTCGGCATCCCCGATGCGCGCAGCCGGGTGGACTGCTACCCGCACGAGTTCTCCGGCGGCATGCGGCAGCGCGTGATGATCGCGATGGCGCTGTCCTGCGAGCCCGAGCTGCTCATCGCGGACGAGCCGACGACCGCGCTCGACGTGACGATCCAGGCGCAGATCCTCGGCCTCATCCGCGATCTGAAGACCTCCACCGGCACGAGCGTCGTGCTGATCACGCACGACCTCGGCGTCGTGGCGGGCATGACCGATCGGCTGCTCGTCATGTACGCGGGCCGGGTCTTCGAGAGCGGTCCCACGCCGGCGCTCTTCGCGCGATCGGGCAACCCGTATACGCGCGGGCTGCTGCTCTCGGTGCCCGATCTGACGAGCGATCGCCGGAGCGAGCTGTACCAGATTCCCGGGTTGCCGCCCGACGTCGCGCACCTGCCGCCCGGATGCCCGTTCGCACCGCGGTGCGCGCGGGCGGAGGCGATCTGCCGCGAGCAGTTCCCGCCCATGATCGCGCTCGCACCCGATCACCAGTCGCTGTGCCATTTCGCGGAGGACGTGTACCGGACGCCGCTGGTGCGCCATGAGGCGGCCTCTGCATGA
- a CDS encoding sodium:solute symporter: MNPTPALNGLDWLTIVVYFGVLLGVAWWVITRSKDTAADYFLAGRHLGWGIVGASIFASNIGSEHVVGLAGSGATDGVALAHYELHAWCLLVLGWVMVPFYMRSMVFTMPEFLEKRFSPAARYVLTVVSLISFVVSKIAVGIFAGGVVFSTLMPELQVAIGPLHLDSFWTGSLLVIVLTGVYTMLGGMRAVAYNDAVQVVIIVIGSAALTFYGLDRLGGWQALRDALPSEMFNLWKPLVPPGVDGTWAPVIETDAGGRLLRQAWYFNGNFPWVGMLFCAPIIGLWYWCTDQYIVQRVLGAPNEQVARRGTIFGAFLKLLPVYLFIVPGLVGFALAKTGTVPELASMVGPDGQPVRSVAQAAFPMMVESVLPMGLRGLVIAGLLSALMSSLAGVFNASATLFTVDLYSKWRPRATQHQMVRVGRLATIGMVIIGIAWIPVIRGASGLYNYLQAVQGYLAPPIFVVFFLGILWKRMNAQGCLAALVVGFVIGLFRMLVDTPITLGLPGYAGGYPEGSWLWIVNNIYFQYWSVLITVISAVVMIGVSLATAAPHDAKLEGLTFETVSARERRESRASWDWRDVATSAIVLACIAGAYLYFTG, translated from the coding sequence ATGAACCCGACGCCGGCGCTCAACGGCCTGGACTGGCTCACCATCGTCGTGTACTTCGGCGTGCTGCTGGGCGTGGCCTGGTGGGTCATCACGCGCAGCAAGGACACGGCCGCCGACTACTTCCTGGCCGGCCGGCATCTCGGCTGGGGCATCGTGGGCGCGTCGATCTTCGCGTCGAACATCGGATCGGAGCACGTCGTCGGGCTCGCCGGATCGGGCGCGACCGACGGCGTCGCGCTGGCCCACTACGAGCTGCACGCGTGGTGTCTGCTCGTGCTCGGCTGGGTGATGGTCCCGTTCTACATGCGATCGATGGTCTTCACGATGCCGGAGTTCCTCGAGAAGCGGTTCTCGCCGGCCGCGCGCTACGTGCTGACCGTCGTCTCGCTCATCTCCTTCGTCGTGTCGAAGATCGCGGTGGGCATCTTCGCGGGCGGCGTCGTCTTCAGCACGCTGATGCCCGAGCTGCAGGTGGCGATCGGCCCGCTGCACCTCGACAGCTTCTGGACCGGCTCGCTGCTCGTCATCGTGCTGACCGGCGTGTACACCATGCTGGGCGGCATGCGGGCCGTGGCCTACAACGACGCCGTGCAGGTGGTGATCATCGTGATCGGATCGGCGGCGCTGACGTTCTATGGCCTCGACCGGCTGGGCGGCTGGCAGGCGTTGCGCGACGCGCTGCCGTCGGAGATGTTCAACCTGTGGAAGCCGCTCGTGCCTCCCGGCGTCGACGGCACGTGGGCGCCCGTCATCGAAACCGACGCCGGTGGACGGCTGCTGCGGCAGGCGTGGTACTTCAACGGCAACTTCCCGTGGGTCGGGATGCTGTTCTGCGCGCCGATCATCGGGCTCTGGTACTGGTGCACCGATCAGTACATCGTGCAGCGCGTGCTCGGCGCGCCGAACGAGCAGGTGGCGCGCCGGGGCACGATCTTCGGCGCGTTCCTGAAGCTGCTGCCGGTCTATCTGTTCATCGTGCCCGGCCTGGTGGGCTTCGCGCTCGCGAAGACCGGCACGGTTCCGGAGCTGGCCTCGATGGTCGGCCCCGACGGCCAGCCCGTCCGCTCGGTGGCCCAGGCCGCCTTTCCGATGATGGTCGAGTCGGTCCTGCCGATGGGCCTCCGCGGGCTGGTGATCGCCGGGCTGCTCTCGGCGCTGATGAGCTCGCTCGCCGGCGTCTTCAACGCCTCGGCCACGCTCTTCACGGTCGACCTCTACTCGAAGTGGCGTCCCCGCGCGACGCAGCACCAGATGGTGCGCGTCGGCCGGCTCGCGACGATCGGCATGGTGATCATCGGCATCGCGTGGATCCCGGTGATTCGCGGCGCGTCCGGCCTCTACAACTACCTGCAGGCCGTGCAGGGCTATCTCGCGCCTCCGATCTTCGTGGTCTTCTTCCTCGGCATCCTGTGGAAGCGGATGAACGCCCAGGGCTGCCTGGCCGCACTCGTGGTCGGGTTCGTCATCGGGCTCTTCCGCATGCTCGTGGACACGCCGATCACGCTCGGCCTGCCGGGCTACGCCGGCGGATACCCCGAGGGCTCCTGGCTCTGGATCGTCAACAACATCTACTTCCAATACTGGAGCGTGCTGATCACCGTCATCTCCGCGGTGGTGATGATCGGCGTGAGCCTGGCCACGGCCGCGCCGCACGACGCCAAGCTCGAGGGTCTGACGTTCGAGACCGTGAGCGCCCGCGAGCGGCGCGAGTCGCGCGCGAGCTGGGACTGGCGCGACGTGGCCACGTCGGCGATCGTCCTCGCCTGCATCGCGGGCGCTTATCTGTACTTCACGGGATAG
- the speA gene encoding biosynthetic arginine decarboxylase yields the protein MSTSSRVTRTWRPGDPWTVTDASELYEIDRWGKGFFSIGPNGHVRVHATRDPERAIDLKQLVDHLQLRGIGLPILIRFRDILRQRLADIHGAFQAAIAQHQYEGRYFCVYPIKVNQQRQVVEEVLDFGRPYEFGLEAGSKPELLAVVAMAGNDTPIICNGFKDAEFIETAMLAHKMGRRIIPVVEKYTELGLILEYARKVGVRPQIGMRVKLAARGGGRWQSSGGYRSKFGLTVAEVRQGLEELKSYGMQDCFKLLHFHLGSQIPNIRIVKGALNEAARIYTELVREGAGLEYLDVGGGLGVDYDGSQTNFESSVNYTLEEYANDVVYHIQSVCDDAGVKHPTIVSESGRAVVAYHSVLVFNVLGVSGFGEAEIPPNGTGEDLEQPLVDLKETYQNLTARNALESYHDAQQALDMALNLFNGGYLPLGQRCQAETLYWAISAKLKRLVQQMEDVPEDLQGLDDTLADTYFCNFSLFQSIPDSWAIKQLFPVMPIHRLNEAPTRQAILGDITCDSDGKLDQFIDRRDVKRTLALHPFTGEPYYMGVFLVGAYQEILGDLHNLFGDTHAVHVSLDAGGNVVLESVIKGDTVREVLDYVEFDADTLVQKLRDGVEAAVREGRMDYEESGRLLRFYEDGLHGYTYLEDPSER from the coding sequence TTGAGCACGAGCAGCCGTGTTACGCGCACGTGGCGCCCTGGCGATCCCTGGACGGTAACCGACGCGTCGGAGCTGTACGAGATCGATCGCTGGGGGAAAGGGTTCTTCTCGATCGGTCCCAACGGGCACGTCCGCGTCCACGCGACGCGGGATCCCGAGCGCGCGATCGATCTCAAGCAGCTCGTCGATCATCTCCAGTTGCGCGGCATCGGCCTGCCGATCCTGATCCGGTTCCGCGACATCCTGCGACAGCGGCTCGCCGACATCCACGGCGCGTTCCAGGCGGCGATCGCGCAGCACCAGTACGAAGGCCGGTACTTCTGCGTCTACCCGATCAAGGTCAACCAGCAGCGGCAGGTCGTCGAGGAAGTGCTCGACTTCGGGCGTCCGTACGAGTTCGGCCTGGAGGCCGGCTCCAAGCCCGAGCTGCTCGCGGTGGTGGCGATGGCGGGCAATGACACGCCGATCATCTGCAACGGGTTCAAGGACGCGGAGTTCATCGAGACGGCGATGCTCGCCCACAAGATGGGGCGGCGCATCATCCCGGTGGTCGAGAAGTACACCGAGCTCGGCCTGATCCTCGAGTACGCCCGCAAGGTCGGCGTGCGGCCGCAGATCGGCATGCGCGTGAAGCTCGCCGCGCGCGGCGGCGGCCGCTGGCAGTCCTCCGGCGGCTACCGGTCGAAGTTCGGGCTGACGGTGGCGGAGGTCCGGCAGGGCCTCGAGGAGCTGAAATCGTACGGCATGCAGGACTGCTTCAAGCTCCTGCACTTCCACCTCGGCAGCCAGATCCCGAACATCCGCATCGTCAAGGGCGCGCTCAACGAGGCCGCGCGCATCTACACCGAGCTCGTGCGCGAAGGCGCCGGCCTCGAGTACCTCGACGTCGGCGGCGGGCTCGGCGTGGACTACGACGGCTCGCAGACGAACTTCGAATCGAGCGTGAACTACACGCTCGAGGAGTACGCGAACGACGTCGTCTACCACATCCAATCGGTGTGCGACGATGCCGGCGTGAAGCATCCGACGATCGTGTCGGAGAGCGGCCGCGCGGTCGTGGCCTACCACAGCGTGCTCGTCTTCAACGTGCTCGGCGTGTCGGGTTTCGGCGAGGCCGAGATCCCGCCGAACGGCACGGGCGAGGACCTCGAGCAGCCGCTCGTCGATCTCAAGGAGACCTACCAGAACCTCACCGCGCGGAACGCGCTCGAGAGCTACCACGACGCACAGCAGGCGCTCGACATGGCGCTCAACCTGTTCAACGGCGGCTACCTGCCGCTCGGGCAGCGCTGCCAGGCCGAGACGCTCTACTGGGCCATCTCGGCCAAGCTCAAGCGCCTCGTGCAGCAGATGGAGGACGTGCCCGAGGACCTGCAGGGCCTCGACGACACGCTCGCCGACACGTACTTCTGCAACTTCTCGCTGTTCCAGTCGATCCCGGATTCGTGGGCCATCAAGCAGCTCTTTCCGGTGATGCCGATCCACCGGCTGAACGAGGCGCCCACCCGCCAGGCCATCCTCGGCGACATCACCTGCGACTCGGACGGGAAGCTCGACCAGTTCATCGATCGGCGCGACGTGAAGCGCACGCTCGCGCTCCACCCGTTCACGGGCGAGCCGTACTACATGGGCGTGTTCCTGGTCGGCGCGTACCAGGAGATCCTCGGCGACCTGCACAACCTCTTCGGCGACACCCACGCCGTGCACGTCAGCCTCGACGCCGGCGGCAACGTCGTCCTCGAATCGGTCATCAAGGGCGACACGGTCCGAGAGGTGCTCGACTACGTGGAGTTCGACGCCGACACGCTCGTGCAGAAGCTGCGCGACGGCGTGGAGGCCGCGGTCCGCGAGGGACGCATGGACTACGAGGAGTCGGGGCGGCTACTCCGCTTCTACGAAGACGGCCTCCACGGCTACACGTACCTCGAAGACCCGAGCGAGCGGTAA